A portion of the Blattabacterium clevelandi genome contains these proteins:
- the glmS gene encoding glutamine--fructose-6-phosphate transaminase (isomerizing) → MCGIIGYLGYREAYPIIINGLKKLEYRGYDSSGIAVFYNGKYSLYKTKGRVSELEKKIFSIKGTTGIGHTRWATHGIPDDINAHPHVSNSKELVLIHNGIIENYHAIKIILLKNGFTFKSETDTEVLVNLIEYIQKKNQLSLEEAVRISLNEVIGAYSIAIIEKSDPDRIVIAKLGSPLTLGINEKEFFIASDPIPFIDYTKNALYLKDGEMAILRKNKELDLRKIIDNHKLNPIIKELKINLKEIEKGEYKHFMLKEIYEQPKTILDTLRGRLLISDGLICIDGIESNKDIFLNAKGITIVACGTSWHSSLIGEYLLEELSRIPVKVEYASEFRYRNPIIEKQNIIIVISQSGETADTIAALKLAKKKGAFVFGICNVAGSYIARNVDAGAYTHAGPEIGVASTKSFTAQITVLFLLALKIGKYRSTITDIRYEFLCKELISVPKKMNITLKIDNTIKKISKLYHHVNNFLYLGRGINFPVSLEGALKLKEISYIHAEGYPAGEMKHGPIALIDENMPVVVIATKKGYYEKIIGNIQEIKARKGKIIAIVNEGDIQASKLADHVIEIPIISEELSPLITIIPLQLLAYQIAYLRGENVDRPRNLAKSVTVE, encoded by the coding sequence ATGTGTGGAATAATTGGTTATTTGGGATATCGAGAAGCTTATCCTATTATTATTAATGGATTAAAAAAATTGGAATATCGTGGATATGATAGTTCTGGAATAGCTGTTTTTTATAATGGAAAATATAGTCTATATAAAACGAAAGGAAGAGTTTCTGAATTAGAAAAAAAAATTTTTTCAATAAAAGGAACAACAGGCATAGGCCATACAAGATGGGCAACGCATGGTATTCCAGATGATATTAATGCACATCCTCATGTTTCTAATTCTAAAGAACTTGTTTTGATTCATAATGGAATCATAGAAAATTATCATGCAATTAAAATTATTTTACTAAAAAATGGTTTTACTTTTAAAAGTGAAACAGATACAGAAGTTCTTGTAAATTTGATTGAATATATTCAAAAAAAAAACCAATTATCTTTAGAAGAAGCGGTTCGTATTTCTTTGAATGAAGTAATTGGAGCTTATTCTATAGCTATAATCGAAAAATCTGATCCAGATAGAATCGTAATTGCTAAATTAGGGAGTCCCCTTACATTGGGGATTAATGAAAAAGAATTTTTTATTGCATCTGATCCTATCCCATTTATTGATTATACTAAAAATGCTCTTTATTTAAAAGATGGAGAAATGGCTATCCTTAGAAAGAATAAAGAGTTAGATTTACGAAAAATTATAGATAATCATAAACTTAATCCAATCATTAAAGAACTTAAAATTAATCTCAAAGAGATTGAAAAAGGAGAATATAAACATTTTATGTTAAAAGAAATTTATGAACAACCAAAAACAATTTTGGACACTTTACGTGGTAGATTATTGATTTCTGATGGATTAATATGTATTGATGGAATTGAATCTAATAAAGATATTTTTCTTAATGCAAAAGGGATAACTATTGTTGCATGTGGCACTTCATGGCATTCAAGTTTAATTGGAGAATATTTATTAGAAGAACTATCGAGAATTCCCGTCAAAGTAGAATATGCTTCGGAATTTAGATATAGAAATCCAATTATAGAAAAACAAAATATTATTATTGTTATTTCTCAATCAGGAGAAACTGCAGATACTATAGCTGCCTTAAAATTAGCAAAAAAAAAAGGAGCTTTTGTTTTTGGTATTTGTAATGTTGCAGGATCTTATATTGCACGAAACGTAGATGCAGGAGCTTATACACATGCAGGGCCTGAAATTGGAGTTGCTTCTACAAAATCTTTTACAGCTCAGATAACAGTGCTTTTTTTATTAGCTTTGAAAATAGGAAAATATAGATCCACTATCACAGACATTCGTTATGAATTTTTATGTAAAGAACTTATATCTGTTCCAAAAAAAATGAATATTACGTTAAAAATAGATAATACTATAAAAAAAATATCTAAATTATATCATCATGTCAATAATTTTCTCTATTTAGGTAGAGGAATTAATTTTCCAGTATCTTTAGAAGGTGCTTTAAAATTAAAAGAAATTTCTTATATTCATGCAGAAGGTTATCCTGCAGGAGAGATGAAACATGGACCTATTGCTTTAATAGATGAAAATATGCCTGTAGTGGTTATAGCTACTAAAAAAGGATATTATGAAAAAATAATAGGAAATATTCAAGAAATTAAAGCTAGAAAAGGAAAAATTATAGCTATAGTCAATGAAGGTGATATTCAAGCAAGTAAGTTAGCAGATCATGTAATAGAAATTCCAATTATTTCGGAAGAACTAAGTCCTTTAATTACAATAATCCCTCTTCAATTATTAGCATATCAAATTGCTTACCTAAGAGGAGAAAACGTAGATAGACCAAGAAATTTAGCGAAATCTGTAACTGTAGAATAA
- a CDS encoding uroporphyrinogen-III synthase, which translates to MKINNILISQPLKGSNSPYLELSKNVRIDFRSFIEVKGVSSIEVRKQKINFSDFTVVVFISKNSVDHYFRLAESMRFKVPISMKYICQTESIAYYLQKYIVYRKRKIYIGKKYFKDILPCIKKNINERFLLPSSDILKIEIPKMLNKLNISWKRAILYKTISSDLSDLKKIIYYDILVFFSPACIKSLFENFPNFDQNNIKIATFGKNTLDAAYKAGLKIAIRVPTPEFPSMAKALEKYIKEYQKK; encoded by the coding sequence ATGAAGATCAATAATATTCTCATTTCACAACCTCTAAAAGGTTCCAATTCTCCATATTTAGAACTAAGCAAAAATGTGAGAATAGATTTTAGATCCTTTATAGAAGTCAAAGGTGTGTCTTCTATTGAGGTAAGAAAACAAAAAATTAATTTTTCTGATTTTACGGTAGTTGTTTTCATAAGCAAAAACTCTGTTGACCATTATTTTCGATTAGCAGAATCTATGCGATTCAAAGTTCCAATTTCCATGAAATATATTTGTCAAACAGAATCTATAGCTTATTATTTACAAAAATATATCGTATATAGAAAAAGAAAAATATACATTGGAAAAAAATATTTTAAAGATATATTGCCTTGTATCAAAAAAAATATAAACGAAAGATTTCTTTTACCATCTTCAGATATATTAAAAATAGAAATACCAAAAATGTTAAATAAACTAAATATTTCATGGAAAAGAGCTATTTTATATAAAACAATTTCTAGTGATTTATCTGATTTAAAGAAGATAATCTATTATGATATATTGGTATTTTTTAGCCCCGCATGTATAAAGTCTTTATTTGAAAATTTTCCTAATTTTGATCAAAATAATATAAAAATTGCTACTTTTGGAAAAAATACTTTAGATGCAGCTTATAAAGCTGGATTAAAAATTGCTATTAGAGTTCCAACTCCTGAATTTCCTTCTATGGCTAAGGCTCTAGAAAAATATATAAAAGAATATCAAAAAAAATAA
- the folB gene encoding dihydroneopterin aldolase: MGKIILENIKLFGFHGCIPEESFLGSYYTVNIEVELDFHKASISDDLSKTIDYVYLFRVVKEEMAINSKLLEHLAYRIIQRIKKYRLDLVKKTKIKICKENPPMESSMDRFCIILDDIN, translated from the coding sequence ATGGGAAAAATTATTCTAGAGAATATAAAATTATTTGGATTTCACGGTTGCATTCCAGAGGAATCCTTCTTAGGATCTTATTATACAGTCAATATAGAAGTAGAATTAGATTTTCATAAAGCTTCTATTAGTGACGATTTATCAAAAACTATTGATTATGTATATTTATTCCGTGTTGTAAAAGAAGAAATGGCTATTAATTCTAAATTATTGGAACATTTAGCCTATAGAATAATACAAAGGATAAAAAAATATAGGCTAGATTTAGTTAAAAAAACAAAAATAAAGATTTGTAAAGAAAATCCACCTATGGAAAGTAGTATGGATAGATTTTGTATTATTTTAGATGATATAAACTAA
- a CDS encoding superoxide dismutase, producing MSFKLPKLSYSYKDFEPYIDQRTMKIHYIKHHAGYTNNLNQVINGTDMENLSIKEILRRANIENPIVRNNSGGFYNHNLFWEILIPHSKSIPPSEYLNEVFKKKFKTFDLFKEKFTAVAMNRFGSGWAWLCVKEKELTICSTENQDNPLMLGIGNEGIPILGLDVWEHAYYLQYQNRRIDYISSFWNIINWKKVEENYNCSIVE from the coding sequence ATGTCATTCAAACTTCCTAAATTATCTTATTCATACAAGGATTTTGAACCTTATATAGATCAAAGAACTATGAAAATCCATTATATCAAACATCATGCTGGATATACCAATAATCTAAACCAAGTTATTAATGGAACCGATATGGAAAACTTATCTATAAAAGAAATTTTAAGAAGAGCGAATATTGAAAATCCAATAGTAAGAAATAATAGTGGAGGTTTTTATAATCATAATTTATTTTGGGAAATATTAATACCTCATTCAAAAAGTATACCTCCAAGTGAATATCTAAATGAAGTTTTTAAAAAAAAATTCAAAACATTCGATCTTTTTAAAGAAAAATTTACTGCTGTAGCAATGAATCGTTTTGGTTCTGGATGGGCATGGTTATGTGTAAAAGAAAAAGAATTGACTATTTGTTCTACAGAAAATCAAGATAATCCATTAATGTTAGGGATAGGTAATGAAGGGATTCCTATATTAGGATTAGATGTTTGGGAACATGCTTATTATCTACAATATCAAAATCGTAGAATCGATTATATTTCTTCATTTTGGAATATCATTAATTGGAAAAAAGTAGAAGAAAATTATAACTGTTCCATAGTAGAATAA
- a CDS encoding phosphoglycerate kinase: MKEDNIKTVNDFNFKNKTAIVRVDFNVPINNKSKKILDDTRIQYSIPTIKKIINEYGKVVLISHFGRPKGKRSKTYSLKFVVSNLSNKLQIPIKFSEYCIGETVEKRINELKNGEILLLENIRFYKEEEEGDENFAFQLSKLGDIYVNDAFSVSHRLHASITIIPKFFGKNKCIGFLMQKEINSLKKIFGKGKKPITILLGGAKIYSKISIIENLINFVDHILIGGGMAYPFIKIQGGNVGDSIVDKYKYHELEKVLKKIFDKYKKQDKTNIFFPKDVVIADSFKNNANTKISSIYSIPNGWKGLDLGPKSIKYFCKIIKNSKTILWNGPLGVFEFSNFSLGTQSIARAIVNATENGAFSLIGGGDSIASLKMEQCEKKISYLSTGGGAMLESLKNKILPGIKSIIS; this comes from the coding sequence ATGAAAGAGGATAATATAAAAACTGTTAATGATTTTAATTTTAAAAATAAAACCGCTATAGTAAGAGTTGATTTTAATGTTCCTATCAACAATAAATCTAAAAAAATACTAGATGATACACGGATTCAATATAGTATACCTACCATTAAAAAAATAATTAATGAATATGGAAAAGTAGTATTAATATCTCATTTTGGAAGACCAAAAGGAAAACGTTCCAAAACTTATTCGTTGAAATTTGTAGTTTCTAATTTATCTAATAAATTACAAATTCCTATAAAATTTTCAGAATATTGTATAGGAGAAACTGTAGAAAAACGTATCAATGAATTAAAAAATGGAGAAATTTTACTGTTGGAAAATATTCGATTTTACAAAGAAGAGGAAGAGGGAGATGAAAATTTTGCTTTTCAGTTATCAAAGCTTGGAGATATTTATGTTAACGACGCATTTTCAGTATCTCATCGTTTACATGCTTCTATTACTATTATTCCCAAATTTTTTGGAAAAAATAAATGTATTGGATTTCTCATGCAAAAAGAAATAAATTCTTTAAAAAAGATTTTTGGAAAAGGGAAAAAACCCATTACAATTTTATTAGGAGGAGCAAAAATATATTCTAAAATATCTATTATAGAAAACCTTATTAATTTTGTAGATCATATCCTAATAGGAGGTGGGATGGCCTATCCTTTTATAAAAATACAAGGAGGAAATGTAGGTGATTCTATTGTAGATAAATACAAATATCATGAACTTGAAAAAGTATTAAAAAAGATTTTTGATAAATATAAAAAACAAGATAAAACAAATATATTTTTTCCAAAAGATGTAGTAATAGCAGATTCTTTTAAAAATAATGCTAATACTAAGATTTCTTCCATTTATTCTATCCCAAATGGATGGAAAGGGTTAGATTTAGGTCCTAAATCTATAAAATATTTTTGCAAAATCATCAAAAATTCCAAAACTATTCTTTGGAATGGTCCATTAGGAGTATTTGAATTCTCCAATTTTTCTTTAGGTACTCAATCTATAGCAAGAGCTATTGTCAATGCAACTGAAAATGGAGCTTTTTCTTTAATAGGTGGTGGAGATTCCATTGCTTCATTAAAAATGGAACAGTGTGAAAAAAAAATTAGTTATTTATCTACTGGAGGAGGTGCTATGTTAGAAAGTTTAAAAAATAAAATACTTCCTGGAATAAAATCTATAATTTCATAG
- a CDS encoding RpiB/LacA/LacB family sugar-phosphate isomerase, protein MIISIGSDHTGIDYKKLIINYLIQKGDRVKDFGLFRYGEKVDYPDYIHPTAEFVEKGKADLGIVICGSGNGAAMIANKYPKIRAALVWKKEIAFLAKRHNNANIISLPARFIENKKEVLEIVKIFIQTDFEGGRHKIRIKKIPIKINNPQ, encoded by the coding sequence ATGATAATTTCAATAGGATCTGATCATACAGGAATAGATTATAAAAAATTAATAATTAATTATTTGATTCAAAAAGGAGATCGGGTAAAAGATTTTGGATTATTTCGTTATGGAGAAAAGGTAGACTATCCTGATTATATTCATCCTACAGCAGAATTTGTAGAAAAAGGAAAAGCTGATTTGGGAATTGTAATTTGCGGAAGTGGAAACGGAGCGGCTATGATTGCTAATAAATATCCAAAAATTCGTGCTGCATTAGTATGGAAAAAAGAAATTGCTTTTTTAGCAAAAAGGCATAATAATGCCAATATAATTAGTTTACCAGCTCGTTTTATAGAAAATAAAAAAGAGGTTTTAGAAATAGTAAAAATATTTATTCAAACCGATTTTGAAGGAGGAAGACATAAAATAAGAATCAAAAAAATTCCAATTAAAATAAATAATCCTCAGTAG
- the gmk gene encoding guanylate kinase yields MKKGKMIILSGPSGSGKTTISQYLLSKIPKLKLSVSCTTRSIRNHEKNGKDYYFISTKKFISKIENNHFLEWEEVYPNLYYGTLKSEISKIWNKCQHVLFDVDVKGGLSLQKKYPYDTLSIFIMVNSLKILKKRLFSRNYEDLSQINIRLNKAKMEWKYARLFDIILLNLNLDQTKKKVIQLVYNFTKNQSYCI; encoded by the coding sequence ATGAAAAAAGGGAAAATGATTATTTTATCTGGGCCATCAGGATCTGGAAAAACAACTATATCACAGTATTTACTTTCCAAAATTCCAAAATTAAAATTGTCTGTATCATGTACTACACGTTCTATACGGAATCACGAAAAAAATGGAAAAGACTATTATTTTATTTCTACAAAAAAATTTATTTCTAAAATAGAAAATAATCATTTTTTAGAATGGGAAGAAGTTTATCCTAATTTATATTATGGAACCCTAAAAAGTGAAATATCCAAAATTTGGAATAAATGTCAACATGTTTTATTTGATGTAGATGTAAAAGGTGGATTATCTTTACAAAAAAAATATCCATACGATACTTTATCCATATTTATCATGGTAAATTCCCTAAAAATACTAAAAAAAAGACTTTTTTCAAGAAATTATGAGGATTTATCTCAAATTAATATACGTTTAAATAAAGCAAAAATGGAATGGAAATATGCAAGATTATTCGATATTATATTACTAAATCTAAATTTAGATCAAACAAAAAAAAAAGTAATCCAATTAGTTTATAATTTTACAAAAAATCAAAGTTATTGTATTTAA
- a CDS encoding aspartate-semialdehyde dehydrogenase — protein MKIGIVGVTGMVGRVMVDLLKCRNFPIEKLYLSASEKSIGKEFIHNYKKYKIISIRELFSKKPNIVLFSAGSDVSKKWAPQFAKIGTTVIDNSSAWRMDPKKKLIVPEINASSLSKDDKIIANPNCSTIQLVMVLYPLHLEYSIDRVIVSTYQSVTGTGKKALNQMNKEKDGFFSYEKIYPYPIYQNVLPHCDTFVKNGYTMEEIKLIKETKKIINDKNIAITATAARVPVIGGHSESVNITFKKKPNIDHIYQIFLKKKGIIVQDNPKKNIYPMPLFSHGKDEVFVGRIRRDYSFLNSLNLWIVADNLRKGSATNAVQIAELLIKKKYI, from the coding sequence ATGAAAATAGGAATAGTAGGAGTTACCGGAATGGTAGGACGTGTAATGGTAGATCTCTTAAAATGTAGGAATTTTCCAATAGAAAAATTATATCTTTCCGCTTCTGAAAAATCAATAGGAAAAGAATTTATTCATAATTATAAAAAATATAAAATAATTAGTATTAGAGAATTATTTTCAAAAAAACCTAATATTGTTTTATTTTCAGCTGGATCAGATGTATCTAAAAAATGGGCCCCTCAATTTGCAAAAATTGGGACAACAGTAATAGATAATTCTTCTGCATGGAGAATGGACCCAAAAAAAAAACTGATAGTTCCTGAAATAAATGCTTCTTCTTTATCTAAAGATGATAAAATTATTGCAAATCCTAATTGTTCCACTATTCAATTAGTTATGGTATTATATCCATTACATTTAGAATATAGCATAGATCGTGTTATTGTATCTACATACCAATCGGTTACTGGAACAGGAAAAAAAGCTTTAAATCAAATGAACAAGGAAAAAGATGGTTTTTTTTCTTATGAAAAAATATATCCATATCCTATTTATCAAAATGTATTACCACATTGTGATACTTTTGTCAAAAATGGTTATACAATGGAAGAAATAAAATTGATAAAGGAAACCAAAAAAATTATAAATGATAAAAATATAGCTATTACAGCTACTGCTGCACGTGTTCCTGTTATAGGAGGTCATTCAGAAAGTGTAAATATAACATTTAAAAAAAAACCTAATATTGATCATATATATCAAATTTTTTTGAAAAAAAAAGGAATTATTGTTCAAGATAATCCAAAAAAAAATATTTATCCTATGCCATTATTTTCTCATGGAAAAGATGAAGTATTCGTAGGACGAATTCGTAGAGATTATTCCTTTTTAAATTCTTTAAATCTTTGGATTGTAGCAGATAATTTACGTAAAGGATCAGCTACTAATGCAGTACAAATTGCAGAATTATTGATAAAAAAAAAATATATTTAA
- the rsmI gene encoding 16S rRNA (cytidine(1402)-2'-O)-methyltransferase, giving the protein MLYIVPTPIGNLEDFTFRSLRILNEVDFILVENYKVSKKLLNFYNIKTPIKNYHIYNEHKIIPSILEKIKDGKKLALISNAGTPSISDPGFLLIRSCIKNSISIECLPGPTSIIPALVISGLAINEFTFIGFLPKKKRKVKLEKLSKENRTLLLYESPHRLLRTLNDLKFFFGLERNMVICKEISKIFQETLRGNIKEMILYYNNIKKILGEYILIIDKNK; this is encoded by the coding sequence ATGTTATATATCGTACCTACTCCTATAGGAAATTTAGAAGATTTTACTTTCAGAAGTTTACGAATATTAAATGAAGTAGATTTTATTTTGGTAGAAAATTATAAAGTTTCAAAAAAATTGTTAAATTTTTATAATATTAAAACGCCTATAAAAAATTATCATATTTATAATGAACATAAAATAATTCCTTCAATTTTAGAAAAAATCAAAGATGGAAAAAAATTAGCATTAATTTCTAATGCTGGTACCCCCAGTATATCTGATCCAGGATTTTTATTGATTAGATCTTGTATTAAAAATTCTATTTCTATAGAATGTTTACCAGGTCCAACCTCCATTATCCCAGCATTAGTAATTTCAGGTCTTGCTATTAATGAATTTACATTTATTGGATTTTTACCAAAAAAAAAAAGAAAAGTAAAACTTGAAAAATTGTCGAAAGAAAATAGGACTCTTTTATTATACGAATCTCCTCATAGATTACTACGTACTTTAAACGATTTAAAATTTTTTTTTGGATTGGAAAGAAATATGGTTATATGCAAGGAAATATCTAAAATTTTCCAAGAAACATTGAGAGGGAATATTAAGGAGATGATTTTATATTATAACAATATAAAAAAAATATTGGGAGAATATATTCTTATTATTGATAAAAATAAATAA
- the topA gene encoding type I DNA topoisomerase has product MKKNLVIVESPTKANTIQMFLGKDFYVVSSYGHLIDLPEKKIGVNVKKNFQPDYVILSKKRKIVQNLKELIKDYNIIWLASDEDREGEAIAYQIYKILNIPNEKIRRIVFHEITKKAILYAINNPRFINYNLVYAQQARRILDRLVGFQLSPILWKKVNSGLSAGRVQSAAVRLIVEREQNIQNFIPIPGYQISGIFTYEKKMIFHAKLEKKIEGEKKMKNILLSCVNASFLIKKIILKQEKKSPPPPFTTSTLQQESCKKLNYSISKTMFLAQKLYEKGYITYIRTDSTNLSKDILSKIKNYILSLYGEKYLSQKNFLSNRFSQEAHEAIHPTEIKKISLETLDLSQKRLYQLIWERTIIGQMTDCQFEIKNFYIQSSNLENHFIYTNKTIKFEGFMKIKEKNVSNENNKKKSLEIFKEGIFLQKKEIIAKQIFTKHLPRYNEATLVKNLEQLGIGRPSTYVPIISNIQKRDYINTQKIIKKTEIRESFILKKNVIIKKKDEIIEIEKNKFIPTEMGILITDFLKKNFQEIVDYNFTASLEKQFDNIAKGEVSWNKIIKNFYDEFHKKIEHVKKNVDKINKIRFLGMDPISNKKVFSKIARFGPIVQMGEFKDKEKPKFSPLLIHQKIDTISLQDALKLLELPKSLGLFEEYEILLKVNKYNIYIKHKNQSIPIEEKIFFDSLNLEKAINIILISRKKNS; this is encoded by the coding sequence ATGAAAAAAAATTTAGTAATTGTGGAGTCTCCTACTAAAGCTAATACTATACAAATGTTTCTTGGAAAAGATTTTTATGTAGTATCGAGTTATGGTCATCTTATAGATCTTCCAGAAAAAAAGATAGGAGTTAATGTAAAAAAGAATTTTCAACCTGATTATGTCATTTTATCTAAAAAAAGAAAAATAGTTCAAAATCTTAAAGAATTAATTAAAGATTATAATATAATATGGTTAGCCTCTGATGAGGATCGTGAAGGTGAAGCTATCGCTTATCAAATTTATAAAATATTAAATATTCCAAATGAAAAAATTCGAAGAATTGTTTTTCATGAAATAACAAAAAAAGCTATTTTATATGCTATAAATAATCCTAGATTTATTAATTATAATCTTGTTTATGCACAACAAGCAAGACGAATTTTAGATAGATTAGTAGGATTTCAATTATCTCCTATTCTATGGAAAAAGGTTAATTCTGGTCTTTCTGCAGGTAGAGTACAATCCGCAGCAGTTAGACTGATAGTGGAACGAGAACAAAATATTCAAAATTTTATTCCTATTCCTGGATATCAAATATCCGGAATTTTTACTTACGAAAAAAAAATGATTTTTCATGCTAAATTGGAAAAAAAAATAGAAGGAGAAAAAAAAATGAAAAATATTCTATTATCATGTGTTAATGCAAGTTTTTTAATAAAAAAAATTATTCTTAAACAAGAAAAAAAAAGTCCTCCACCTCCATTTACAACATCTACTTTACAACAAGAGTCTTGTAAAAAATTAAATTATTCCATATCTAAAACTATGTTTTTAGCTCAAAAATTATATGAAAAAGGATACATAACATATATTCGTACTGATAGTACTAATTTATCCAAAGATATTTTATCCAAAATAAAGAATTATATTCTTTCTTTGTATGGAGAAAAATATTTATCTCAAAAAAATTTTTTATCTAATAGATTTTCTCAAGAAGCTCACGAAGCTATTCATCCTACAGAAATTAAAAAAATATCTTTAGAAACTTTAGACTTATCTCAAAAACGTCTTTATCAACTTATATGGGAACGAACTATAATTGGACAAATGACTGATTGTCAATTTGAAATAAAAAACTTTTATATTCAATCTTCAAATTTAGAAAATCATTTTATTTACACAAATAAAACCATTAAATTCGAAGGTTTTATGAAAATAAAAGAAAAAAATGTTTCTAATGAAAATAATAAAAAAAAATCATTAGAAATCTTTAAAGAAGGAATTTTTTTACAGAAAAAAGAAATCATAGCAAAACAAATTTTTACAAAACATTTACCAAGATATAATGAAGCTACTTTAGTAAAGAATTTAGAACAATTAGGAATAGGGAGACCATCTACTTATGTTCCTATTATCTCTAATATACAAAAAAGAGATTATATAAACACACAAAAAATTATTAAAAAAACAGAGATTCGTGAATCTTTTATTTTAAAAAAAAATGTTATTATTAAAAAAAAAGATGAAATCATTGAAATAGAAAAAAATAAATTTATTCCTACAGAAATGGGAATTCTAATAACTGATTTTTTAAAAAAAAATTTTCAAGAAATCGTAGATTACAATTTTACAGCAAGTTTAGAAAAACAATTTGATAATATTGCAAAAGGAGAAGTATCCTGGAATAAAATTATTAAAAATTTTTATGATGAATTTCATAAAAAAATAGAACATGTAAAAAAAAATGTAGATAAAATTAACAAAATTCGTTTTTTAGGTATGGATCCAATATCTAATAAAAAAGTTTTTTCTAAAATAGCTCGTTTTGGTCCTATTGTTCAAATGGGAGAATTTAAAGATAAAGAAAAACCAAAATTTTCTCCCTTATTAATTCATCAAAAAATTGATACAATATCTTTACAGGATGCTTTAAAACTCTTAGAATTACCTAAATCTTTAGGATTATTTGAAGAATATGAAATACTTCTAAAAGTGAATAAATATAATATTTATATTAAACATAAAAATCAATCAATTCCTATTGAAGAAAAAATTTTTTTTGATTCATTGAATTTAGAAAAAGCTATTAATATTATATTAATAAGTAGAAAAAAAAATAGTTAA
- a CDS encoding polyprenyl synthetase family protein — translation MKKILEKVKISIKKEMKIFEKQFINIIKSKVSIVNRITHYITNRKGKQIRPMFVFLIAKMLGNIQKKTYHTASLIELIHTATLVHDDVIDNSSLRRGTFSINAIWKNKVAVLIGDYLLSKSLLLATNNNYHDLLKIICRTIKDMSEGELLQMEKTKKLDINEKIYNQIIYHKTASLIAASCEGGARSVNADEKTALKMKKFGGFTGIAFQIKDDLFDYEESHENLIGKPIGMDLKERKMTLPLIYAIQKSSQKNQEWILNSINNYDEKKRNQIIDYVKENGGIEYAKKRMIKFRNNALKILDHYPKSTIKEALKTMVNFIIERNI, via the coding sequence ATGAAAAAAATCCTTGAAAAGGTGAAAATTTCCATAAAAAAAGAAATGAAAATTTTCGAAAAACAATTCATTAATATTATAAAAAGTAAGGTATCTATTGTTAATAGAATTACACATTATATCACTAATAGAAAAGGTAAACAAATTCGTCCTATGTTTGTTTTTTTAATTGCAAAAATGTTAGGAAACATACAAAAAAAAACATATCATACTGCATCTTTAATAGAATTAATCCATACAGCTACTCTTGTCCATGATGATGTTATAGATAATAGTTCTCTTCGTCGTGGAACTTTTTCTATCAATGCTATATGGAAAAATAAAGTAGCTGTTTTAATAGGAGATTATTTACTTTCTAAAAGTCTTTTATTAGCTACAAATAATAATTATCATGATCTTCTTAAAATTATTTGTAGAACTATCAAAGATATGAGTGAAGGAGAATTATTACAAATGGAGAAAACTAAAAAATTAGACATTAACGAAAAAATTTACAATCAAATTATTTATCATAAAACAGCTAGTCTAATTGCAGCCTCTTGTGAAGGAGGCGCACGTTCAGTAAATGCAGATGAAAAAACCGCTTTAAAAATGAAAAAATTTGGAGGATTTACTGGAATAGCTTTTCAAATAAAAGATGATTTATTTGATTATGAAGAATCTCATGAAAACTTAATTGGAAAACCTATTGGAATGGATTTAAAAGAAAGAAAAATGACACTTCCACTGATTTATGCTATTCAAAAATCTTCTCAAAAAAATCAAGAATGGATATTAAATTCTATCAATAATTATGATGAAAAAAAAAGAAATCAAATTATTGATTATGTTAAGGAAAATGGAGGTATAGAATATGCTAAAAAAAGAATGATAAAATTTCGTAATAATGCATTAAAAATATTAGATCACTATCCAAAAAGTACAATTAAAGAAGCATTAAAAACAATGGTAAATTTTATTATTGAAAGAAATATATAG